The following coding sequences lie in one Spinacia oleracea cultivar Varoflay chromosome 1, BTI_SOV_V1, whole genome shotgun sequence genomic window:
- the LOC110775659 gene encoding uncharacterized protein, translated as MGKSDENDEFSLSSAAANGEGISGSNAERGECSSVCRFFKLRCFLALLLGISVFISAVFWLPPFLNFADRGDSDLDPRYRGHTIVASFNLLMPVSFVEDNVEQLETYIYEDFGAANSTVVILSMDSSGNNSTDIVFAIDPVSKNSISSYQLSFIRSSFVSLVIRQFDFQLTQSLSGKSSFFEVLKFPGGITVSPPQIAYPLQKVQILFNFTLNNSILQIQENFEVLKNQLKYGLHLTGSENLYIRLTNSRGSTVAPPATVQTSVVLRVGVPTQPRLKQLAQTIRDSPARNLGLNNTVFGKVKQVSLSSVLQHSLSGDAASPTPAPTPAPLPHHHHHHHHHHHHHHHSDHSAYLPPTSAPSYSPVEAPKHAKSAPTPQKSAPSHVKHRRAFPSSAPAPARSYQASPPDAHPPYKSYQAHPPGCRFKFRSRHFPESPQKSPGVVIRAPSMPPHSSVVAAPHPQAKPPTPVARHIAPSSPLPNVIYARVHPPSESETDPGPPDKMPSIAPSSSVGSHITATCWIFSLLVALLLHNCW; from the exons ATGGGGAAGTCTGATGAAAATGatgaattttctctctcctcagctGCTGCAAATGGTGAAGGGATTTCTGGGTCGAATGCAGAAAGAGGAGAGTGTAGTTCAGTGTGTAGGTTTTTTAAGCTCAGGTGTTTTTTAGCACTTTTGCTGGGAATTTCAGTGtttatttcagctgttttttgGCTGCCCCCCTTCTTAAATTTCGCAGATCGAGGTGATTCAGATCTAGATCCACGTTACCGAG GTCATACAATTGTTGCAAGTTTTAATTTGCTGATGCCAGTTTCCTTTGTGGAAGACAATGTTGAACAGCTCGAAACTTACATCTATGAAGATTTTGGAGCTGCTAATTCAACC GTGGTCATCTTATCAATGGATAGCTCTGGAAATAATTCTACAGACATCGTGTTTGCGATTGATCCTGTGTCCAAAAATTCTATATCTTCATACCAACTTAGTTTTATTCGGTCAAGTTTTGTATCTTTGGTTATACGACAATTCGACTTTCAGTTGACGCAATCTTTGTCTGGGAAGTCATCTTTCTTTGAGGTGCTGAAGTTTCCTGGTGGAATCACTGTTAGTCCTCCCCAAATCGCATATCCACTGCAAAAAGTTCAAATTCTTTTTAACTTCACTTTGAACAACTCTATTCTCCAAATACAAGAAAATTTTGAGGTGCTGAAGAACCAACTCAAATATGGATTGCATTTGACTGGTAGCGAg AACTTGTACATTCGCCTGACAAATTCTAGAGGTTCCACTGTAGCCCCCCCTGCTACTGTTCAGACATCTGTTGTGCTGAGAGTTGGAGTTCCCACTCAGCCGAGGCTGAAGCAGCTGGCTCAAACAATCAGAGATTCTCCTGCTAGAAATCTCGGTCTTAATAACACTGTCTTTGGTAAAGTCAAGCAGGTTAGCCTTTCATCAGTACTCCAGCATTCGCTAAGCGGCGATGCTGCTAGCCCAACACCTGCTCCTACTCCAGCTCCTCTTCCTCACCatcaccaccatcaccaccaccatcaccaccaccaccaccatagtGACCATAGTGCTTATTTACCTCCTACTAGTGCGCCCTCCTATTCACCCGTGGAAGCTCCTAAACACGCGAAGAGTGCTCCGACTCCACAGAAAAGTGCTCCCTCACATGTGAAACACCGCCGAGCATTTCCATCTTCTGCCCCTGCACCTGCTAGAAGCTATCAGGCAAGCCCGCCAGATGCTCACCCTCCTTATAAAAGCTATCAGGCACATCCTCCGGGATGCAGGTTTAAGTTTAGGAGTAGGCATTTCCCTGAAAGCCCTCAGAAATCTCCTGGTGTTGTGATTAGGGCACCTAGCATGCCTCCTCACAGTTCTGTTGTTGCCGCACCTCATCCACAAGCTAAGCCGCCAACTCCTGTTGCACGTCATATTGCACCGTCTAGTCCTTTGCCAAATGTTATTTATGCTCGTGTTCATCCTCCATCAGAAAGTGAAACGGACCCTGGGCCTCCAGACAAGATGCCATCAATCGCACCCTCTTCAT CTGTTGGAAGTCATATTACAGCTACTTGTTGGATATTCTCTCTATTAGTAGCTCTTTTACTACATAATTGTTGGTAG